Sequence from the Gemmatimonas sp. genome:
GAAGGTCTACGAGAAGAACATCACGCTCGCGGTCGCGAAGGAGCTGCGCACCGCCCTCGAACAGCGCCAGATCCAGGTCGTGATGACGCGCACCACCGACACACTCATCGCGTTGGGCGATCGCGGACGCATCGCGAATCATGCCAAGGCGGATCTCTTCCTGTCGGTGCATGTGAACGCGGCCAATCCCCGCTGGACGAATCCCGGTGGAGCGCGCGGCTTCGAAACCTATTTTCTCGCCGAAGCGAAAACCGAAGACGAGCGTCGTGTCGCGGCCATGGAAAACGAGGCGATCCGCTTCGAAACCGATGCCGACGTCACGCGCGACGATCCGCTGGGGTTCATCATGCGCGACATGGCGCAAAATGAACATCTGCGCGAGTCGGGGCGGCTTGCCGAGCTTCTGCAGGCGGGTATGAAGCAGGTGCACCCCGGACCGAGTCGCGGCGTCAAGCAAGCGGGATTTCGCGTGCTCGTGACCGCGTTCATGCCGGCGGTCCTGGTGGAGATCGGGTTCGGCACCAACAAGCTCGAAGCGCAATACATGACCGACACCGAGCGCCAGCGCGAGCTCGCGTCGACGCTCGCTGATGCGGTCGTTCGCTATCTCGACCAGTATGAGCGGAAGGTCGGAGGCGGGGGCTGATGCGTGCGGCGCAGCGTCTGACGCTGGTGCTCGCGTCGTGGCTCGTGGGTTCGGGATGTGTGTACTACAACGGCATCTACAACGCCCAAGCGGAGGCCCGCTTGGCCGACGCCAAGCTACGCCGCGACGATGACGGCGAGGCGACGACGCGCTTCCAGCGTTCTGCGGCCATCGCGGAAACGGTGTTGGTGCGGCATCCGAAATCGAAGTGGCGCAACCGTGCACTCTACATCGCGGCGCGGAGCGGCGCGATGGCGGCGCAGTGCGAACGCGCCGTGCCGCGTTTGCAGCAATTGCTGGCCGGCACCACGCTGACGGCCGAGGAGCGTGATCGGTCCCGCTTGGCCCTCGCCGCCTGCGAGGTGCGTGGCGGCCGGAGCACCGATGCGCGCCCGCGGCTCGATTCGATGTTTCAGTCTAGCGATCGCGAGTTGGCGCGGCAGTCCCGTATCTGGGCGGCGCGCGCGGCGCTCAGCATGGGGGATCGCGACGCGGTCCCGGCCTATCTGGGCAATCTCGACGCCGGCGTCCTGCAGTGGGAGCTCATCAGCGCGTCGGTGTCGGCGCGTGAGTATGCGCGGGTGGAGTCGCTCCTGGTGCAGCGCGCCCGGCTCGGCGACTACCGCGAGGACGTCAGCCGTGCCCTCCGTGATCTGCTGTCCGACGGCCGCGTGGACGGGGCCGAGCGCGTGGTGGCGCAGTACGATGCGGCGCGCGTGCGCGATGACAGCCGCGCCCGGATGCATTATGCGTTGGGTGACATGCACGCGCGCGCTGGTCGTGATTCGCTGGCGCGCCGACACCTTTATGCGGCGCGCACGCTGTCGCAGCGCGACACAGTCACCGCGCACGACGCGAACGCGCGTTTGGCCTTGCTTGACCTTATGCGCGTCGCGTCGGTACGAGAGCTCGATACGCTGATCGCG
This genomic interval carries:
- a CDS encoding N-acetylmuramoyl-L-alanine amidase, encoding MMLLSALALTLQLSAVAPPLPPLPPLVVRAGDRLQSVPTLRHPDGGIAVRADALAQALGGQLVTQSTGSARFRLEVGTTGMDLEAGNALVVVASDTIPLRAGVFRRGGQLYVPLALATELLPRLGAGVLFDPEKAELRRFSTVTTARRAPTARPRAETPRSSAPSAPADNVRSAPARRSASLRQRVVVVDAGHGGPDNGMSGPIGVPKKVYEKNITLAVAKELRTALEQRQIQVVMTRTTDTLIALGDRGRIANHAKADLFLSVHVNAANPRWTNPGGARGFETYFLAEAKTEDERRVAAMENEAIRFETDADVTRDDPLGFIMRDMAQNEHLRESGRLAELLQAGMKQVHPGPSRGVKQAGFRVLVTAFMPAVLVEIGFGTNKLEAQYMTDTERQRELASTLADAVVRYLDQYERKVGGGG